A window of the Isosphaera pallida ATCC 43644 genome harbors these coding sequences:
- a CDS encoding DNA polymerase I, with product MSSKRPTLYLLDSFALIYQVFHAIPLMTGPVGQPTNAVFGILRDLLNLRRQRKPDLMAAAWDAPGPVFRSEIDPSYKATRKDQPEDLTPQLDVIARALEGFRVPVVAVPGFEADDVLATLARRGAAAGYDVILCTSDKDARQLLTDPAIRLLNLRKGQIIDAAAHRAEWGIGPERVVDALALTGDAVDNVPGVPGIGLKTAVKLLNEFGTLDQLLEAARAGRVPGKKGQALVEHAEALDRARRLIQLRDDLPLKFDPHALVTRPPDVEALQTLCRQCGFHKFLPEIEADAARWGILPASSVAGPGPGQIPAPVPVPEPVSSIAPMPAPPLQANDPLRSIDSHHNQPQQSFIPNTETTEIRPVWSATSAPSSVGNERPIWSTAEYRLVNHPEELAKVAAELAGASQLGLWTVPGSPDLHRAAWVGLALSSEPGRGWYFPFMGPPGATVIPAQTARDLLTPLLENPRIAWHAHDLKAHLRVLKRHGWTLAGKGVDPMVLSYLLESGERNHTAPELAKRFLNHTLSRPPEPNASATTTRSKPKANPKRGRSRSQADASEETNPDDETPDVVGLPQTTGTPPRDGFLVFADDPHQDGPAAVPPERLALWAVEWADASARLGQVLAQRVAAEGLERLYDTLERPLIEILADMEEAGVALDRARLRQLSRDFSARLTDLERQAHQLAGEPFNLSSPPQLRVILFERLGLPPRGKTPKGEASTAQEVLEELAALHQLPKVLLEHRRIEKLKNTYLDALPNLTHPDGRIRATFNQGVTATGRLSSSEPNLQNIPVRTEEGRQVRQAFVAGDPARQVLLTADYSQIELRVLAHFSRDPALLRAFEEDRDIHADVAAKIFGVALDSVTSDQRRMAKTVNFGVIYGLSAHGLASRLGISQSEAAAFINAYFDQYPHVEAFMTRVLTQARDTGRVETLEGRRRAINGIKHVEGRHRNLAERTAINTVIQGSAADLIKRAMIAVDQRLKETKLPARMILQIHDELLFEVERDALTETARLVQEAMIHAATLETPLKVDLAAGPNWLDVEPLEI from the coding sequence ATGAGTTCCAAACGGCCGACGCTGTATCTGCTGGATAGTTTCGCCCTGATCTATCAAGTGTTTCATGCAATTCCGCTCATGACAGGTCCCGTCGGCCAACCCACCAACGCGGTCTTTGGAATCCTCCGCGACTTGCTCAACCTGCGCCGCCAACGCAAGCCCGACCTCATGGCTGCCGCTTGGGACGCGCCGGGGCCGGTGTTCCGCTCCGAGATCGACCCCAGCTACAAAGCCACCCGCAAGGATCAGCCCGAAGACCTGACGCCTCAGCTCGACGTAATCGCCCGCGCATTAGAAGGTTTTCGCGTGCCGGTTGTAGCGGTTCCCGGCTTCGAGGCCGACGACGTGCTGGCCACCTTAGCCCGTCGCGGGGCAGCGGCTGGTTATGACGTGATCCTCTGCACGTCCGACAAGGACGCCCGCCAACTCTTGACCGACCCGGCCATCCGCTTGCTCAACCTCCGCAAAGGTCAAATCATCGACGCCGCGGCCCATCGCGCTGAGTGGGGGATTGGTCCCGAACGGGTGGTGGACGCCCTCGCTCTCACCGGGGATGCCGTGGACAACGTGCCGGGAGTGCCCGGCATCGGCCTGAAAACCGCCGTCAAGCTGCTCAACGAGTTTGGAACGCTCGACCAGTTGCTGGAGGCCGCCCGCGCCGGTCGGGTGCCGGGTAAGAAAGGCCAGGCGCTGGTTGAACACGCCGAAGCGCTGGATCGCGCCCGGCGTTTGATTCAATTGCGCGACGACTTGCCGCTGAAGTTCGACCCCCACGCCCTGGTGACCCGTCCGCCTGACGTGGAGGCGCTTCAGACTCTCTGTCGCCAATGCGGCTTCCACAAGTTCCTCCCGGAAATCGAAGCCGACGCCGCCCGCTGGGGCATTCTCCCCGCCTCCTCCGTGGCCGGTCCTGGCCCCGGGCAGATCCCGGCTCCGGTTCCGGTTCCCGAACCCGTCTCTTCGATCGCTCCGATGCCCGCCCCCCCCCTCCAGGCCAACGACCCGCTGCGGTCCATTGACTCGCATCACAATCAACCCCAACAGTCGTTCATTCCAAATACAGAGACAACAGAGATCCGGCCGGTCTGGTCCGCCACGTCCGCCCCCTCTAGCGTGGGGAACGAGCGTCCCATCTGGTCCACTGCGGAGTATCGCCTCGTCAATCATCCCGAGGAGTTGGCCAAGGTGGCCGCCGAGCTCGCCGGGGCGAGTCAACTGGGGTTATGGACTGTCCCCGGGTCGCCGGATCTTCACCGGGCCGCTTGGGTGGGTTTAGCGCTGTCGTCAGAACCAGGGCGCGGCTGGTATTTCCCCTTTATGGGACCTCCGGGAGCGACGGTGATCCCCGCCCAGACGGCCCGCGACCTGCTCACCCCGTTGTTGGAGAACCCCAGGATCGCGTGGCACGCCCACGACCTCAAAGCCCACCTTCGGGTGCTGAAACGCCACGGTTGGACGCTCGCCGGCAAAGGGGTCGATCCGATGGTCTTGAGCTATTTGTTGGAGTCGGGCGAACGCAACCACACCGCCCCCGAACTCGCCAAGAGGTTCCTCAACCACACCCTTTCCCGCCCTCCCGAACCCAACGCCTCCGCAACTACGACCAGAAGCAAACCCAAGGCCAACCCCAAACGCGGACGCTCCCGATCCCAAGCTGACGCCTCCGAGGAGACCAACCCCGACGACGAGACGCCGGACGTTGTCGGACTCCCTCAAACCACCGGGACCCCGCCGCGCGACGGATTTCTTGTCTTCGCCGACGATCCCCACCAGGACGGCCCAGCGGCGGTCCCACCCGAACGTTTGGCTCTCTGGGCGGTCGAATGGGCCGACGCCTCCGCGCGTTTGGGTCAAGTGCTGGCCCAACGTGTGGCCGCCGAGGGACTTGAACGGCTTTATGACACCTTGGAACGCCCGCTCATCGAAATCCTGGCCGACATGGAGGAGGCTGGAGTGGCTCTCGACCGCGCCCGCCTCCGCCAGCTCTCCCGCGACTTCTCCGCCCGCCTAACCGACCTGGAACGCCAAGCCCACCAACTGGCCGGCGAACCGTTCAACCTCAGTTCCCCCCCCCAGCTGCGGGTCATTCTCTTCGAACGCTTGGGACTCCCCCCCCGCGGCAAAACCCCCAAAGGAGAAGCCTCCACCGCTCAGGAGGTGCTGGAGGAACTCGCTGCGCTCCACCAACTGCCCAAGGTGCTGCTTGAACATCGCCGCATCGAAAAACTCAAAAACACCTACTTGGACGCCTTGCCCAACCTGACCCACCCCGACGGCCGCATCCGGGCCACCTTCAACCAGGGAGTCACGGCCACCGGGCGGCTCTCCTCTAGCGAACCCAACCTTCAGAACATTCCGGTGCGCACCGAGGAGGGCCGTCAAGTGCGCCAGGCATTCGTCGCGGGCGACCCAGCCCGCCAAGTCCTGCTGACAGCCGACTACTCGCAAATTGAGCTGCGGGTGCTAGCCCACTTCAGCCGTGACCCAGCACTACTCCGCGCATTCGAGGAAGATCGAGACATCCACGCTGATGTGGCGGCCAAGATTTTCGGAGTGGCTCTTGATTCGGTCACTTCGGACCAACGCCGGATGGCCAAAACGGTCAACTTCGGAGTGATTTACGGCCTAAGCGCTCACGGTTTGGCCAGTCGCCTGGGAATTAGCCAAAGCGAAGCGGCGGCGTTCATCAATGCTTATTTTGATCAATATCCTCATGTGGAAGCCTTCATGACGCGGGTGCTGACCCAGGCCCGCGACACCGGGCGGGTCGAAACCTTAGAAGGACGCCGTCGCGCCATCAACGGCATCAAGCATGTCGAAGGTCGCCACCGCAACCTTGCCGAGCGCACCGCGATCAACACCGTCATCCAAGGCTCAGCCGCCGACCTGATCAAACGCGCGATGATTGCGGTGGATCAACGCCTCAAAGAAACCAAGCTACCCGCGCGGATGATTCTGCAAATTCACGACGAACTGCTCTTCGAGGTTGAGCGCGACGCCCTGACCGAAACCGCTCGTCTTGTCCAAGAAGCAATGATTCACGCCGCCACTCTGGAGACTCCGCTCAAAGTTGATCTTGCTGCCGGTCCCAACTGGCTTGATGTTGAACCTCTGGAAATCTGA